From Paenibacillus polymyxa, the proteins below share one genomic window:
- a CDS encoding YpdA family putative bacillithiol disulfide reductase, with protein sequence MHDVIIIGGGPCGLSAAIECSRRGLRTIIIEKSNIVHSIFLYPTNMQFFSTAELLEIGDVPFSTPNDKPFRHEALAYYRKVASHYNLDIQHYEEAQSIQRQEDGTFTVHTLSKREITKSYSSRYVVVATGYFDHPNYLGIPGEQLDKVTHYFSEAHPYTGTRVAVIGGSNSAVDAAMELVRVGATIDMVYRRNELSPYIKPWVRPLFDSMVQKGKITLHLGARITEIHPDHVIVTPMNTEAFQLENDFVLALTGFHPERKLLESVGVHMAEDLDKPEFNPATMETNIPGIYVSGVIASGSNANEVFIETGRWHGRQIAEHIQS encoded by the coding sequence ATGCACGACGTAATCATTATCGGTGGCGGACCTTGCGGACTATCCGCTGCAATCGAATGCAGCCGCAGAGGTTTGCGTACGATCATTATTGAAAAAAGCAACATCGTTCACTCCATTTTTCTGTATCCAACAAATATGCAGTTTTTTAGCACCGCTGAACTATTGGAAATCGGTGATGTTCCGTTCAGCACTCCCAATGACAAGCCTTTTCGTCATGAAGCACTTGCGTACTATCGCAAAGTAGCCTCACATTATAACCTGGACATTCAGCATTATGAGGAGGCTCAATCCATTCAGCGGCAGGAAGACGGTACATTTACCGTACATACTCTAAGCAAACGGGAAATAACCAAGAGCTATTCTTCACGCTATGTCGTCGTGGCTACGGGATATTTTGATCATCCGAACTATCTGGGCATTCCCGGGGAACAATTGGATAAAGTCACTCACTATTTCAGCGAAGCCCACCCCTATACAGGAACCCGGGTCGCAGTCATCGGCGGTAGTAACTCTGCGGTAGATGCTGCAATGGAATTGGTGCGGGTCGGGGCTACGATTGATATGGTTTATCGTCGTAATGAGTTGTCTCCATATATCAAACCGTGGGTTCGTCCATTGTTCGACAGTATGGTACAAAAAGGGAAGATCACACTGCACTTAGGCGCACGCATTACTGAAATTCATCCAGACCATGTTATCGTCACTCCGATGAACACAGAAGCATTCCAGCTCGAAAATGATTTTGTACTGGCACTGACTGGATTTCACCCAGAACGAAAACTACTGGAGTCTGTCGGAGTCCACATGGCTGAAGATCTGGACAAACCCGAATTTAATCCTGCCACGATGGAAACTAACATCCCAGGTATATATGTCTCCGGAGTTATCGCTTCAGGCAGCAATGCCAATGAAGTGTTTATCGAAACAGGTCGCTGGCACGGGCGTCAAATCGCCGAACATATCCAAAGTTAA
- a CDS encoding MogA/MoaB family molybdenum cofactor biosynthesis protein — protein MNITSVEEHRRESPQQVNCMVVTVSDTRTMETDTGGRLLKELLETNGYRVVRYVIVKDDYEGIRQLVTEAAAHEDIEAVLLTGGTGISPRDTTYEAISSLLDKELPGFGEIFRYLSFAEDIGSAAILSRAVAGTVGQTAVFSMPGSRGAVRLAMERIIVPELRHVMREIYK, from the coding sequence ATGAACATAACATCTGTAGAGGAGCACCGACGGGAGTCTCCGCAGCAGGTTAACTGCATGGTCGTGACCGTCTCTGATACACGAACCATGGAAACCGATACTGGGGGACGACTGCTCAAGGAACTACTAGAAACGAATGGGTATAGGGTTGTTCGATATGTTATCGTCAAAGACGACTATGAGGGTATCCGACAGTTGGTAACCGAAGCTGCAGCACATGAGGACATCGAGGCTGTACTTTTAACAGGTGGTACTGGCATTTCTCCGCGTGATACTACATATGAAGCCATCTCCTCTTTACTGGATAAGGAACTACCTGGCTTTGGTGAAATCTTCCGTTACTTAAGCTTTGCTGAGGACATTGGATCAGCAGCTATATTAAGCCGGGCTGTAGCGGGTACTGTGGGCCAGACAGCTGTGTTTTCTATGCCTGGCTCCCGCGGAGCCGTTCGTTTGGCAATGGAACGCATTATTGTCCCTGAACTGCGACATGTGATGAGAGAAATTTATAAATAA
- a CDS encoding ABC transporter ATP-binding protein, which yields MKPNIGKRLFQYALTSKAGFIAALIALAIGVAAELAGPFIAKTMIDDHMLAIEKPFYETTSVDGTVSYAGTHFKREDRFEAGETKGREARILQVGRSFVFVDGSVQVADGNRSFTNGTLTVTRGSDTFHYKAKALTADELYSFYKPEMPGIFQLIGWYCFFLVVSIFAEFGKTYWLQSSANKVIQKLRLDLYAHIQRLPVYFFDNLPAGKVVSRVTNDTEAVKDLFVAVLSNFTSGIVTMAGVYVALFLLDFRLGLISLFIVPLLILWIVLYRKVATRYNTIIRSRLSEINAIINESIQGMSIIRVFRHQKQTQQEFEELNDDYMKHQNKMLNLNAFTSHNLVNVLRNLAFAVVLWYFGSAALGTTGSAISLGVLYAFVDVLGRLFQPITGMVNQLAVLDTSIVSSGRVFELMDETGEPVTDGTMPRYKGQVEFNDVSFAYKKDDVLKHISFTAQPGQTVALVGHTGSGKSSIINLLFRFYDPQKGTITIDGTPVKSIPKQWLRHHMGIVLQDPYLFTGTVASNVSLGDSRITREQVNKALHDVGADKLLAHLPQGFDEPVVEKGSTLSAGQRQLISFARALAFDPAILILDEATANIDTETEALIQSALEVLKKGRTTFIIAHRLSTIRSADQILVLHRGEIVERGSHDELMAQGGRYFQMYQLQSGTVAAESASSSATPSAQNDLLTGKVAFKA from the coding sequence ATGAAACCCAATATCGGCAAAAGGCTGTTCCAGTATGCACTGACGAGCAAAGCGGGTTTTATTGCCGCTCTCATCGCCCTGGCTATTGGAGTAGCCGCTGAGCTGGCTGGTCCCTTCATCGCCAAAACGATGATTGACGACCACATGCTCGCTATTGAAAAACCATTTTATGAAACGACTAGTGTGGACGGCACTGTAAGTTATGCTGGAACCCATTTTAAACGTGAAGATCGCTTTGAGGCCGGGGAGACCAAAGGGCGCGAAGCGAGGATTTTACAAGTCGGCAGATCTTTTGTATTTGTCGATGGTTCCGTCCAGGTAGCGGATGGTAACCGATCCTTTACGAACGGTACGCTGACCGTGACACGCGGCTCCGACACCTTTCATTATAAAGCTAAGGCTCTAACGGCTGATGAGCTGTATAGCTTTTACAAACCGGAAATGCCCGGCATTTTTCAGCTGATTGGGTGGTATTGCTTCTTTTTAGTCGTTTCGATTTTTGCCGAGTTCGGCAAAACATACTGGCTGCAATCCTCGGCGAACAAAGTCATTCAGAAGCTTCGGCTTGATCTCTATGCACACATTCAGCGCTTGCCAGTTTACTTTTTTGATAACTTACCCGCAGGCAAGGTCGTATCCCGTGTTACGAATGACACGGAGGCAGTCAAAGATTTGTTTGTGGCTGTACTCTCAAACTTCACTTCAGGGATTGTAACGATGGCAGGGGTATATGTGGCACTCTTTCTACTGGATTTCAGACTGGGTCTTATCTCTCTATTTATTGTACCGTTGCTGATCTTATGGATTGTATTGTACCGCAAGGTTGCAACCCGCTATAACACGATCATCCGATCCAGGCTCAGCGAGATTAATGCGATTATTAATGAATCCATTCAGGGGATGTCCATTATTCGTGTATTCAGGCATCAGAAACAAACACAGCAAGAGTTTGAAGAGTTAAATGATGACTATATGAAGCATCAGAATAAAATGCTGAATTTGAACGCTTTTACTTCGCACAATTTGGTCAACGTGTTGAGAAACCTCGCCTTCGCTGTCGTGTTGTGGTATTTTGGATCTGCGGCGCTTGGTACTACAGGTAGTGCGATATCACTAGGGGTATTGTATGCCTTCGTCGATGTGCTGGGTCGATTGTTCCAACCTATAACGGGGATGGTCAACCAGCTCGCCGTACTGGATACTTCCATCGTATCCTCAGGACGCGTATTTGAATTGATGGACGAAACTGGAGAGCCGGTGACAGATGGTACGATGCCGCGTTACAAAGGCCAGGTAGAATTTAATGATGTTTCCTTTGCCTACAAAAAGGATGATGTGCTTAAGCATATTTCCTTTACAGCACAGCCCGGCCAAACGGTTGCTCTTGTCGGGCATACCGGATCAGGTAAGAGCTCGATTATCAACCTGCTATTCCGGTTCTATGATCCGCAAAAAGGAACGATCACCATTGACGGAACGCCTGTCAAAAGTATTCCTAAGCAATGGCTTCGCCATCATATGGGTATTGTTCTTCAAGATCCATATTTGTTCACAGGTACGGTAGCCTCTAATGTCAGTCTCGGAGATAGTAGAATCACGAGAGAGCAGGTGAATAAAGCGCTGCATGACGTTGGCGCCGACAAACTGCTAGCCCATTTGCCCCAAGGATTTGATGAGCCTGTTGTTGAAAAAGGCAGCACCTTATCCGCCGGGCAACGTCAGCTTATTTCTTTCGCTCGCGCGTTAGCCTTTGATCCGGCCATTTTAATTCTGGATGAAGCTACCGCCAATATTGATACCGAAACGGAAGCGCTCATCCAATCTGCTCTTGAAGTGCTCAAAAAGGGACGTACGACCTTTATCATTGCCCACCGTTTGTCCACCATTCGTAGTGCAGACCAAATTTTAGTGCTGCATCGGGGTGAAATTGTTGAACGGGGTAGCCATGACGAGCTTATGGCCCAAGGTGGACGTTACTTCCAAATGTATCAACTTCAGTCAGGAACGGTTGCAGCAGAATCTGCGTCTTCCTCAGCTACACCTTCTGCGCAAAATGACTTGCTTACAGGTAAAGTCGCATTTAAAGCTTAA
- a CDS encoding ABC transporter ATP-binding protein, with protein MFSVLKNLGWFFKRERSRYSIGLFLLIAVGVLELAPPRLLGSAIDEIVRGSISWSSLWRYILYIIGILAVIYYITYIWMHKLFGGANLVERLLRTRFMNHLLRMTPPFFERNRTGDLMARATNDLRSVASTAGFGMLTLTDSTVYLTVVLVAMGTLISWKLTLAAILPLPFIALAMSIYGKAVHERYTLAQDAFGDMNDQVLESVAGIRVIRAYVQERMDEKRFADITEDVFRKNLAVARMDALFEPTIRLCVGLSYVIGLGYGIYLVFHNDITLGELVSFNMYLGMMIWPMFAIGELINIMQRGSASLDRVNETLDVQPDVQDVAQPVPVDHPESITMKDVTFRYPTSTVDNLSHVNLELKRGETLGVVGRTGSGKSTLLKQLLHEYPTGSGDILISGTRLEDIAAEQLHSWIGYVPQEQILFSKSVRENIQFGKPGADDVYIMEAIRTAAFDQDLGTLSDGLDTLVGEKGIALSGGQKQRVSLARAFIGDPDILVLDDALSAVDARTEARIIDNIRHKRSGKTTLISTHRLSAVEHADRIVVLEQGRIIEEGTHNELLQADGWYRQQYERQQVESDLTSGEVS; from the coding sequence TTGTTTTCAGTACTCAAAAATTTAGGCTGGTTTTTTAAAAGAGAACGAAGCCGATACTCCATTGGATTGTTTTTGCTGATTGCGGTTGGCGTTTTGGAGCTCGCTCCACCTCGGCTGCTAGGCAGCGCCATTGATGAGATTGTACGTGGTTCGATTTCCTGGTCCTCGCTTTGGCGTTATATTTTGTACATCATAGGGATTCTTGCCGTCATCTACTACATTACGTACATATGGATGCACAAGCTGTTTGGTGGTGCTAATCTGGTGGAGCGCCTATTGCGTACACGTTTTATGAATCATTTGCTGCGGATGACCCCTCCATTTTTTGAACGCAATCGTACAGGTGATCTGATGGCTCGTGCCACGAACGATCTTCGCTCTGTAGCAAGTACAGCAGGCTTCGGTATGTTGACATTAACAGACTCCACTGTCTACCTTACCGTTGTATTGGTTGCCATGGGCACCCTGATTAGCTGGAAGCTAACACTGGCGGCCATTCTGCCCCTTCCTTTTATTGCGCTGGCCATGAGTATTTACGGTAAAGCCGTACATGAGCGTTACACACTGGCACAGGATGCATTTGGCGATATGAACGACCAGGTGCTGGAGTCGGTGGCAGGTATCCGTGTCATTCGAGCTTATGTGCAAGAACGAATGGACGAAAAACGTTTTGCCGATATTACTGAGGATGTGTTTCGTAAAAACTTGGCAGTTGCCCGGATGGATGCTCTCTTTGAACCGACGATCCGTTTATGTGTAGGACTTAGTTACGTTATCGGACTCGGGTATGGTATTTATCTGGTATTTCATAACGATATCACGCTAGGCGAACTGGTATCTTTTAACATGTATCTAGGAATGATGATTTGGCCGATGTTTGCCATTGGCGAACTGATTAACATTATGCAGCGCGGTAGCGCTTCCCTGGACCGGGTCAATGAAACTCTCGATGTCCAGCCAGACGTTCAGGATGTAGCCCAACCTGTTCCAGTGGATCATCCCGAATCCATCACTATGAAAGACGTGACTTTTCGTTATCCTACCTCCACGGTTGACAATCTGTCACATGTGAATCTGGAGCTCAAACGTGGAGAAACACTAGGTGTCGTCGGTCGAACAGGCAGTGGAAAATCCACTTTGCTCAAACAGCTATTGCATGAATATCCGACTGGCAGTGGTGATATTTTAATCTCCGGCACTCGGCTGGAGGACATTGCAGCGGAACAATTACACAGCTGGATTGGCTACGTGCCGCAAGAACAAATTTTGTTCTCCAAATCGGTGCGCGAGAACATTCAGTTCGGAAAGCCTGGTGCCGATGATGTTTACATCATGGAAGCGATTCGTACGGCCGCCTTTGATCAGGATCTGGGAACTCTGTCCGATGGACTGGATACATTGGTCGGAGAAAAAGGCATCGCCCTGTCCGGCGGTCAGAAGCAGCGTGTTTCGCTTGCGCGCGCCTTTATTGGTGATCCGGATATTCTAGTACTCGACGATGCACTATCAGCAGTAGATGCCCGCACGGAAGCACGTATTATTGACAATATCCGTCATAAACGCTCGGGTAAAACAACCTTGATCTCCACCCACCGTCTATCGGCTGTAGAGCATGCAGATCGGATCGTCGTGCTGGAGCAAGGACGTATTATTGAGGAAGGAACCCACAATGAGCTGCTTCAAGCTGACGGATGGTACCGACAACAATATGAACGGCAACAAGTGGAATCTGATCTGACCTCAGGGGAGGTATCCTAA
- a CDS encoding four-helix bundle copper-binding protein: MNHSYQKCVDACLECMNACNVCYVASLKEYDLAMLRECIRVSRECAEICGFAAQMLQRGTDFAEEICELCAKACEVCAAECSKHSHNHCKHCAEACRHCVEACRQLVAV; the protein is encoded by the coding sequence ATGAATCATTCATACCAAAAATGCGTGGATGCTTGCCTGGAATGTATGAACGCTTGCAATGTATGCTATGTAGCAAGTTTGAAGGAATATGATTTAGCTATGCTGCGTGAATGTATTCGAGTGAGTAGGGAATGCGCAGAGATATGTGGGTTTGCTGCTCAAATGTTGCAGCGCGGAACGGATTTTGCCGAGGAAATCTGTGAGCTATGCGCCAAAGCCTGTGAGGTATGTGCTGCTGAATGTAGCAAGCATTCCCATAATCATTGCAAACATTGTGCAGAGGCCTGCCGTCATTGTGTTGAGGCTTGTCGCCAATTGGTGGCAGTGTAA
- a CDS encoding S-layer homology domain-containing protein, with the protein MIKNKSVAAALLVVCSLAVATSASAFRDIKGAEQEKIVSSLQNKGIIQGITKDKFAPDQTLTYAQGVHLVVRAMDLQVMPDFTTGSFANIPASAWYADSYRIAVQHQIPLSPDIDPSTRMTREQFANILYKAVSATGEYPTVRMLINVADGKKLDQESNEAVQFLLLTKIATLDEKNNFNPDRKVTRMEAAEMVYHASEFVQNHKPVQATPENPAEPVDSDQQTNISMSIEKANDQQNKVTITRLQAPNPGYGIEVDHIDYVDDTNAVIYYKLTSPKPGEMNIQVITDTHTSTLIDSKYKVTLKAADGTMLPPTGTGTSVAK; encoded by the coding sequence ATGATCAAAAATAAAAGCGTGGCAGCTGCGCTGCTTGTCGTCTGTTCATTGGCTGTGGCTACGTCGGCTTCTGCCTTTCGTGATATAAAGGGAGCTGAGCAGGAGAAGATCGTAAGTTCACTTCAGAACAAAGGAATTATTCAAGGGATAACCAAGGATAAGTTTGCACCGGATCAAACGCTCACGTATGCACAAGGAGTACACTTGGTTGTTCGGGCGATGGATCTTCAGGTTATGCCTGATTTTACAACGGGCTCCTTTGCAAACATTCCGGCTTCCGCATGGTATGCCGATTCCTATCGGATTGCAGTCCAGCACCAAATCCCTCTATCACCGGATATTGATCCAAGCACCCGCATGACTAGGGAGCAATTCGCGAATATTCTGTATAAAGCAGTGAGTGCAACGGGGGAATATCCAACGGTCCGTATGCTTATTAACGTAGCAGATGGCAAAAAATTAGACCAAGAGTCGAACGAAGCAGTTCAATTTCTTTTGTTGACCAAAATTGCAACATTGGATGAAAAGAATAACTTTAACCCGGATCGTAAAGTAACGCGGATGGAGGCAGCAGAAATGGTCTATCATGCATCCGAGTTTGTACAAAATCATAAACCGGTGCAAGCCACTCCGGAAAATCCAGCTGAGCCTGTAGATTCAGATCAACAAACCAATATTAGCATGAGCATAGAGAAGGCGAATGACCAGCAGAACAAAGTAACCATCACTCGTCTTCAGGCACCTAATCCAGGTTACGGTATTGAAGTGGATCACATCGACTACGTAGATGATACGAATGCGGTCATTTACTACAAGCTGACGAGTCCAAAACCAGGGGAAATGAACATTCAAGTCATTACAGATACCCACACCAGTACATTGATAGATAGTAAGTATAAGGTTACGCTCAAAGCAGCCGATGGAACAATGCTTCCTCCCACAGGTACAGGCACGTCTGTAGCTAAATAA
- a CDS encoding DUF441 domain-containing protein codes for MDYSSLILLVLAGLGIISGNSTVTIAMVVLLLLRVTSFHTAFPWLEKYGLTIGIIILTIGVMTPLASGKISINQVTESFLHWKSLLAIGIGILVAYLGGRGVTLMSGQPIIVTGLLIGTVIGVAFFKGVPVGPLIAAGLLSLLIGRS; via the coding sequence ATGGATTACAGCTCACTTATCCTACTGGTACTGGCTGGCCTTGGAATTATCAGTGGCAACTCAACCGTGACGATTGCTATGGTAGTACTACTACTGCTGCGGGTAACCAGCTTTCATACTGCTTTCCCCTGGCTTGAAAAGTATGGCTTGACGATCGGAATTATTATTTTGACGATTGGGGTCATGACCCCGCTAGCCAGCGGTAAAATCAGCATCAATCAGGTGACAGAGTCCTTCCTGCACTGGAAGTCCCTGCTCGCGATTGGTATCGGAATTCTGGTAGCCTACCTTGGCGGCCGCGGAGTAACTTTGATGTCCGGACAGCCTATTATTGTGACAGGTCTACTGATCGGGACCGTCATTGGCGTTGCCTTCTTTAAAGGGGTTCCTGTTGGACCTCTGATTGCTGCCGGGCTGCTCTCCTTATTAATCGGTCGCTCCTAA
- a CDS encoding HesB/YadR/YfhF family protein, translating into MSIQVTEPAAQWYIKELGLNRGDSIRFFVRYSSGGGLHPGFSLGIAVEPPQHPALQHEAAGITFYMEDQDYWYLKGHHLEVKYLEEHDDIIYTYEKDEQA; encoded by the coding sequence ATGAGCATACAGGTAACTGAACCTGCGGCACAGTGGTACATTAAGGAGCTTGGTTTGAATCGTGGAGATTCCATCCGTTTTTTTGTTCGCTATAGTTCCGGCGGTGGGTTGCATCCAGGCTTTTCTCTGGGAATTGCCGTAGAGCCTCCGCAGCACCCCGCATTACAGCATGAAGCGGCTGGCATTACGTTTTATATGGAGGATCAGGATTACTGGTATCTGAAAGGCCATCATCTGGAAGTGAAGTATTTGGAGGAACATGACGACATTATTTACACCTATGAAAAAGATGAACAAGCTTAA
- a CDS encoding metalloregulator ArsR/SmtB family transcription factor, with protein sequence MQLDKMVNYHKALADPTRMRILLLLSRGEMHGQALAKKLNLSQPTVTHHASKLREVGLIKERRDKNTVYFTLNPELIRQHAEATVRFIFEKGEEEEDMSELNETLEATVLRNFFAKDGKLRQIPAQYKKKLIVLQMLAEKLEPGRIYPERELNEWIKQYHEDFATIRRELIMHQFMYREREMYELNPREMWTRWDQVR encoded by the coding sequence GTGCAACTAGATAAAATGGTCAATTATCATAAAGCACTTGCGGACCCAACGCGTATGCGAATATTACTCCTTTTATCCCGTGGTGAGATGCATGGTCAAGCTTTGGCGAAAAAGCTAAATCTGTCACAGCCTACGGTTACGCATCATGCTTCCAAACTCCGAGAGGTCGGGTTGATTAAGGAACGCCGTGATAAAAACACAGTGTATTTTACACTGAACCCAGAGCTGATTCGGCAGCATGCCGAGGCGACAGTGCGTTTTATTTTTGAAAAAGGAGAGGAAGAGGAAGATATGTCCGAATTGAATGAAACGCTGGAAGCAACGGTTTTACGCAATTTTTTTGCCAAGGACGGCAAGTTGCGTCAAATTCCTGCCCAGTATAAGAAAAAATTGATCGTACTACAGATGCTCGCCGAAAAACTGGAGCCAGGGCGCATCTATCCTGAACGTGAACTAAACGAGTGGATCAAGCAATACCATGAGGATTTTGCGACGATTCGGCGTGAACTGATCATGCATCAGTTTATGTACAGGGAGCGAGAAATGTACGAATTGAACCCGCGTGAAATGTGGACACGATGGGATCAGGTACGTTAA
- the argS gene encoding arginine--tRNA ligase — MLLMIATQAILAHTGLEEKEVLSLFEVPPQPEWGDVAFPCFVLAKKFRKSPQHIAMELAELVSHEAGLTATASGAYVNITLDRSVHIPPMLAELSKTEFLKPNIGHGQRVVIDMSSPNIAKPFGIGHLRSTVIGAALYRILSETGYVPISVNHLGDWGTQFGKQIAAYKRWGNEEQLQQDPIGESLKLYVRFHQEAEHDPSLEDEGREWFRRLEHGDTEAQQLWEFFVEVSLGEFDRMYQRLNISFDHVLGESFYNDKMQAVVAQLRAKGLLEESDGALVVRLEDEQLPPCLILKKDGTTIYPTRDLATAIYRHEVMKADRLLYVVGGEQKLHFQQVFAVLKHAGEAWAEQCEHVPFGLMRFAGKKMSTRRGKVVKLEEVLDEAVARAQAIITEKNPNLLEQEAIAEDVGIGAVIFGDLKNNRLNEVDFSLEEALTFEGETGPYVQYTHARIRSLLEKARARADVDSNSSDNVLGQEGHSPDLNIVSDEMLGDAGWALLKQLDRYHGQLIRAAQQLEPSVIARFALDTAQAFNRFYAKERIVDGGQWRIQLAEQTADMLASTLRLLGLKAPNRM, encoded by the coding sequence ATGTTGTTGATGATTGCTACCCAAGCTATTTTAGCTCATACGGGCTTGGAGGAGAAAGAAGTTTTATCTTTATTCGAGGTGCCTCCGCAGCCTGAATGGGGAGATGTGGCGTTTCCCTGTTTTGTGCTGGCTAAGAAATTTCGAAAGTCTCCACAGCATATTGCAATGGAATTGGCAGAGCTAGTAAGCCATGAAGCGGGTCTAACCGCTACAGCATCGGGTGCCTATGTAAATATTACATTGGATCGATCTGTTCATATTCCACCGATGCTAGCTGAATTGAGCAAGACTGAGTTTCTCAAGCCCAATATTGGGCATGGACAGCGAGTAGTAATTGATATGTCCTCGCCCAATATTGCCAAACCATTTGGTATCGGTCATCTTCGCTCTACTGTTATCGGTGCCGCCTTGTATCGCATACTTAGTGAAACCGGATATGTACCGATTAGTGTGAATCATCTAGGGGATTGGGGGACACAATTTGGCAAGCAAATTGCGGCCTATAAAAGATGGGGCAATGAAGAGCAGCTACAACAGGATCCGATCGGGGAATCATTGAAGTTATATGTCCGTTTTCATCAGGAGGCTGAGCATGACCCGTCTTTGGAGGATGAAGGCCGCGAGTGGTTCCGACGTTTGGAGCACGGGGATACTGAGGCTCAACAACTATGGGAGTTTTTTGTTGAAGTCAGTCTGGGTGAATTTGATCGTATGTACCAACGTCTTAACATTTCGTTTGACCATGTGTTGGGGGAAAGCTTTTACAATGATAAAATGCAGGCAGTTGTTGCCCAATTAAGAGCAAAAGGATTGCTGGAGGAAAGTGATGGAGCACTTGTGGTTCGTCTGGAAGACGAGCAGCTACCGCCGTGTCTTATTTTGAAGAAGGATGGGACTACCATTTATCCCACCCGTGATCTGGCCACAGCGATTTATCGTCATGAAGTGATGAAGGCTGATCGGCTGTTGTATGTCGTTGGCGGGGAACAGAAGTTACATTTCCAACAGGTATTTGCGGTGCTCAAGCATGCAGGGGAGGCATGGGCAGAGCAATGTGAGCATGTACCGTTTGGTTTAATGCGGTTTGCAGGCAAAAAAATGTCCACAAGACGTGGCAAGGTGGTGAAACTGGAGGAAGTGCTGGATGAAGCTGTAGCGCGTGCTCAAGCCATTATTACGGAGAAGAATCCCAATTTGCTGGAACAAGAGGCAATAGCTGAAGACGTCGGCATCGGCGCGGTTATTTTTGGCGATTTAAAAAATAACCGTCTGAATGAAGTGGATTTTTCGTTGGAGGAGGCATTGACCTTCGAAGGTGAGACTGGCCCTTATGTGCAGTATACCCATGCGCGTATACGCAGCCTTCTGGAGAAAGCTCGCGCACGCGCTGATGTTGATTCTAATTCCAGTGACAACGTCCTTGGTCAAGAAGGGCATTCTCCTGATTTGAATATCGTTTCGGATGAAATGCTGGGTGACGCAGGTTGGGCCTTGCTTAAGCAGTTGGATCGTTATCACGGGCAGCTGATACGTGCTGCTCAGCAACTGGAACCTTCGGTTATTGCTAGATTTGCATTGGATACAGCACAGGCGTTCAACCGTTTTTACGCTAAGGAAAGGATTGTCGATGGTGGACAGTGGCGCATTCAGTTGGCGGAACAGACTGCAGATATGCTGGCAAGTACACTGCGACTTCTTGGACTGAAAGCCCCTAACCGGATGTAA